A genomic window from Glycine soja cultivar W05 chromosome 10, ASM419377v2, whole genome shotgun sequence includes:
- the LOC114371625 gene encoding uncharacterized protein LOC114371625: MSLYTKFMKEILTKKGKYIDNESIMVGGNYSTVIQRKLPKKFEDPRSVTIPCTIGKELVGKALIDLGASINLMPMSMCRRIGNLKIEPTRMTLQLAYCSITRPFGVVVDILVKVHHLTFSVDFVIMDIEEDAEIPLILGRPFMVTAKCVVDMGKGNLEMSVEDQKSTYNLFKGIKHPSDSKTCFKVEEIEQKANPVGGRLNSVVLEEDKAKPVENHADSSRVFLGPIQVKI; the protein is encoded by the coding sequence ATGTCGCTCTACACCAAATTCATGAAAGAGATCCTCACCAAGAAGGGGAAGTACATTGACAATGAAAGTATTATGGTGGGAGGCAACTACAGCACAGTGATACAAAGGAAGCTGCCTAAGAAATTCGAAGACCCCAGGAGTGTGACTATCCCTTGCACTATAGGGAAGGAGTTGGTAGGAAAGGCCCTCATTGACTTAGGAGCAAGTATCAATTTGATGCCCATGTCAATGTGTAGGAGAATTGGAAACCTAAAGATTGAACCTACAAGGATGACACTCCAGTTGGCATACTGCTCCATCACAAGACCATTCGGGGTAGTTGTAGACATCCTGGTCAAAGTCCATCACCTCACTTTTTCGGTGGACTTTGTAATCATGGACATTGAAGAAGATGCTGAAATCCCCTTGATTCTAGGTCGGCCTTTCATGGTGACTGCAAAGTGTGTTGTAGACATGGGGAAGGGTAATTTGGAGATGAGTGTGGAAGACCAAAAATCTACATACAACTTGTTTAAGGGAATTAAGCATCCTAGTGATAGCAAGACTTGTTTTAAGGTGGAGGAAATTGAGCAAAAAGCTAACCCCGTTGGGGGGCGCCTAAATTCTGTGGTCCTAGAAGAAGATAAAGCCAAGCCAGTTGAGAATCATGCAGACTCTTCTAGGGTCTTTTTAGGGCCAATACAGGTCAAGATTTGA